Proteins encoded together in one Candidatus Methylomirabilota bacterium window:
- a CDS encoding oxygenase MpaB family protein produces the protein MTAPTATAAGATQSVSRTIHAERVLLLGWGRALLLQFAHPLVAQGIVDHSAFLRSRRGRWGRLRRTLDAMLILTYGTPEEAATVADGINAIHDRVNGHAVLPPPAQSAVSYSAHDPALLAWVHATLLDSFLLAYELYVAPLSVADKDRYCAESAGIEPMLGIPDGHLPRSTRALAAYMDGMLRGGELVVTDGARRLAAELFRPVPRIAAPLMWLARLPSVGLLPARIRQDYGYAWSPGRETALRISARVIRVMLRIMPGRLRYWPPARRRRDTG, from the coding sequence ATGACGGCTCCGACGGCGACGGCCGCGGGCGCGACGCAGTCGGTGAGCCGCACGATCCACGCCGAGCGCGTGCTCCTCCTGGGCTGGGGGCGTGCCCTCCTGCTCCAGTTCGCGCATCCGCTGGTCGCCCAGGGCATCGTGGACCACAGCGCCTTCCTCCGCTCGCGCCGCGGGCGCTGGGGCCGGCTCCGGCGCACGCTGGACGCGATGCTCATCCTCACCTACGGGACGCCGGAAGAGGCCGCCACGGTGGCCGACGGCATCAACGCCATTCACGACCGCGTGAACGGGCACGCCGTGCTTCCTCCTCCGGCGCAATCGGCCGTGTCCTATTCGGCACACGATCCCGCGCTGCTCGCCTGGGTGCACGCCACGCTGCTGGATTCGTTCCTCCTCGCCTACGAGCTCTACGTGGCGCCGCTCAGCGTCGCGGACAAGGACCGCTACTGCGCCGAGTCGGCCGGCATCGAGCCGATGCTCGGCATTCCCGACGGCCACCTGCCGCGCTCCACGCGCGCCCTCGCGGCCTATATGGACGGGATGCTGAGGGGCGGCGAGCTCGTGGTGACGGACGGGGCCCGGCGTCTCGCCGCCGAACTCTTCAGGCCGGTGCCGCGCATCGCGGCGCCGCTCATGTGGCTGGCGCGCTTGCCCTCGGTCGGCCTGCTCCCGGCGCGCATCCGCCAGGACTACGGCTATGCGTGGTCGCCGGGCCGCGAGACGGCCCTCCGGATCTCGGCGAGGGTGATTCGCGTGATGCTGCGGATCATGCCGGGTCGCCTCCGCTACTGGCCGCCGGCCCGTCGGCGGCGGGACACCGGGTAA